The nucleotide window GGTCTCGGACAAGAAGTACAAGACGCGCAGTTTCGGCCGTCCGGTGAATTGCCATTACTCGTTCATGCACGAGAATCTGATGGACATGAACCATCAGTTTTTGCATCGCAAGCAGATGGGGCAGATGCGGGCGCGTTCGCTCGGCCGGCGGCGCGGCGAGGGCTGGGTCGAAGTCGATTACACGTTTGCGCGCATGGCCGGCCAGCAGCCGATCGGCGAAGCGATCGTGTTCGGCCAGAGCCGTAAAACCGGCGGCGACAACGACAAGGACGTGATGACGATCCGCACCGAGTATCCGTTTCAGACGCTGCAGATCCGCACGTCCGAGCAGACGCTGGTGATGAATCTGTGGATCATCTACGTGCCGCTCGATCGCGAGCAGCGCACCAATCGCACGTTCGGGCTGCTGTCGATTCGCAAACCGGGCATTCCCGGCGTGTTGAATCTCGCATGGCCGCTGCTGGTGTGGTTCACCGAGCGCATTTTCAAGGAAGACCGCGAGATCGTCGAAGCCGAACAACGCGCCCACGATTCGCAAGGCGCGGACTGGAATCACGAGGTGTTTCCGGTAATCAACGATCTGCGCGCGTTGCTGCGCGAAAATGGCGCACCGGATCAGGTAGTGGGTGCTGGAACGGGCGACACCGCAGTGATTCGCTTCTGGGATTCGCGCCACGGCAGCCCGTTGGCGAAGAGCTGATCTTTCCCCTCCAAGGGGAATTAATCCATCTCCGGACGGTAGGGAATCCAAGGGGATCGAGCAGCGATAATGGCAGCTAATGCACGGCGGTTTGCGCTATTCGACATGCGCCGGCCGCGGACCCGTGTACCATTTCGCTTTTTCCGATCTTCAAGAATAGCCCGTGACTACGCAACAAATCCCTACCGCACCCCGTAAATCCCTCACGCTGCTGCAATTGCTGGGCCTCATCGGCGCCGCCGGCCTGATCGCCGCGATCGTGCTGAACCGGTTCGTCTGATCTCCACGCAGAAGCCTCTGCGTGACGCTTCCGACCCATGCCGGCACGCCCCCAAGGAGATTCCTTGCGGGACGCGCTGCCGGCTTCATCGATATTCCGATTTGCCATGTACAAAAAGGGCGTAGCCGTAGAAATCCAGTTTTCCTCTGAGCGGCTCAACGACGGCGCGGGCGATCCCTACTGGATCGACTTGACGCAGGCTGAA belongs to Paraburkholderia aromaticivorans and includes:
- a CDS encoding aromatic ring-hydroxylating oxygenase subunit alpha; amino-acid sequence: MHAVPPLEQDTVDVTVDASPAQAASQKPVHAPGQAANDAPVRDLRRVGIHPDYWYPLAWSHEVKRGKTHGVTFAGDPIVLARTESGKVFALEDRCAHRQVPLHQGVVDGESIRCGYHGWTYDCSGKCIDVPYLGRERLPNGVRSYPCREIEGLIFVFPGDAALAEQRPLPDLASVSDKKYKTRSFGRPVNCHYSFMHENLMDMNHQFLHRKQMGQMRARSLGRRRGEGWVEVDYTFARMAGQQPIGEAIVFGQSRKTGGDNDKDVMTIRTEYPFQTLQIRTSEQTLVMNLWIIYVPLDREQRTNRTFGLLSIRKPGIPGVLNLAWPLLVWFTERIFKEDREIVEAEQRAHDSQGADWNHEVFPVINDLRALLRENGAPDQVVGAGTGDTAVIRFWDSRHGSPLAKS